TGGCATGATGAGTGTTAGTGAAGAGCTAAAGGAGATGTTTGACGCATATCATCTTGGGCTTGCAAGGAAAATTCGCCACCTTTACATCCCGCATCTTACGGGATATATCATAAGCTCGCTAAGTGTGGCTGTGGCGATGGGCGTTAAGATAGTCATTATGGCGGAGCTTTTGGGAGCAAATGAAGGAATGGGCGCAAAGATAGCAAGCGCGCGGGTTATGCTTGATACGACCGAGGTGATGGCTTACGTGGTACTTGTTATCACGCTTATCATGCTTTTTGAATACCTAATCATCGAGCCTTTAAAGATAGCGCTCATGCCTTGGAAGCGCTAAGGAGCGATAATGCTGGAACTTAAAAATGTAGAATATGAAATTTTGCGCGATAAGGTAGTGAGAAATTTTAGCCTAGATGTTAAAAGCGGCGAGGTTATAACTCTTTTTGGCGCAAGCGGGTGCGGTAAGACTACGATACTTAGGCTAATTTCCGGTATCATAGAGCCAAGAAAAGGGCGCATAATCAACAAATTCGCCCGCACGACCTATCTTTTTCAAGAAAACCGCCTCCTAGAGTGGAAAAACGCCCTTGAAAACGTGCTTTTAGTTATGGATAAACTCGATGAAAGTCTAGTACTTAGCTACTTTGAAAGGCTTGGTCTTGGTAAAAAGGACGCTAGAAAATATCCTGATGAGCTAAGCGGCGGTATGCGCCAAAGGGTCGCCTTCGTGCGTGCTATCGTTACCCAGCCTGATTTGCTTTTGATGGATGAGCCGTTTTCGGGGCTTGATTATGACATGAAAGAAATTTTGATGGAGATGATCGCAGACCGCGTGAAAAACGGCATGAGCGTAGTGCTTGTGACGCATGATAGGATGGAAGCGGCTAAGATGAGCGATGAAATTTGCTTCCTTGAGAGCAAAGGTGCTGTCATCGAGCGTAGGCTAAAGCTTGAAAAGCGCTTTGAAGATAGGAATTTTGATTACTTAAACGCCGTGATAAACGAGAATTTTAAGGGGAAAATTTACTATGATTAATGATTTTTTTACCTATCCTATGCGGATATTTTTCCTTTCAAGCGCGATTTGTGCTGCGCTTGGTGGAGTTATATTCTTTGCGCCGGTTGATTTTATAAGCCTTCATAAATTTATATTTTTACACCTTGTGGGCGCGCTTGCTTATGCGGGATTTTTGCTTACGGGACTTACGGACTGGACGAATTTTACTAAATCGCTTAAAATTCATGCTCATATTTTGTTTGGAATTTTTGCTCTTAGTTTCTTTGCTTCACTCGTAAATTTGTGGTTTGCTCATCTTTTTATGGCGATTTTTTGGGCGTATTTGGTGATGCTTTGCGCTTATATGATCTGGCTTGATAAAAACGATGATCAATTCGGGGTTATGGGCTTTTTGCTTGGAATTTTGCTCTTTGAAATTTGCTATCTTTTAAGCGGTGAAGAGAAGTTTTTAAATTTGCAAATTCATCTGCATATCATCGCGATTTTGCTCATATCATTTCGCGTTAGTATGGTGCTTGGACGAGAGGCGATAAAGCGCGAAAGCGATATGGATGAGGCTGTGTTTGTGCCAAATTTGGTCTATAAAAATATCGCCATTTGTTGCGTTTGTGCGTTTTTGATCTTAAGCGTGTTTTTTGAATCAAGCGGTGCTATAAGCTACGCTGCATTAGCGTGCGGTGCCGCGGTATTTGCAAAGCTTAAAGAGTGGCACTACAAAGAGCTTTTAAGACATAATTTCATCGTGTTTTACTACCTTATGCAGCTTCTTGTGGCGGTAGCTTACACGCTATTTGGCATAAGCGGAATTTTGAGTCTTGGGCTTGAAACAAATATGCTTCATATCCTTGCACTTAACGGCATAGTATTTAGTATCATGCTTATTTTTAATATCGCCGGACTTCGTCACAGTGGACAGGAACTTGAATTTCTGCGTCTTAGTAAGATAGCGTTTGTTTTAGTTGTGACCGCGGGAATTTTTAGGGGATTTTTCGCTTATGCTTGGAGTGGATTTCATATACATTTGCCTGCGACATTGCTTACTATAGGCTTTGTGTTTTGGTTTGTGGATTTTTATAAGATATTTAGAGATAATGAATTTAGCGACGATCCTGAGTAAGAAATTCGAGTTTAAATCGGCTAAAAGCGATAAATTTGCTGATTTTGCAAAGAGTATTATGATAAATATCGACTCAAATGGCATAGAGACTAAACCTAAAACTCCACTTCGCGACAGATGGTTTCAAATGGGACTTAATAGGGGTTATTTTATTATTGATAAACAAAAAATTAATTCACTTTTTGTATTTCAGATTTTTACCAAATTGTGTTGCATGCTAAACAACATAAGACCTTTAGTGCTTGATTTTTTTCCTTTATTAGATGAGTATAAAATAATTTGCAACAAACTTAATTTGTATAACTCTAAAAAGACTTTGTCAATACAAAAAGATTTCGTATTGACCGCGATGGTGTATTATCTTTTTCAAAACTACCCTAATAATTTGTTAAATTTCATAAAACAAAATAAATTAACCTATAGAGAATTTATACATGGTTTTAATGATATTCCATTCTGGTATAAAGAAATAGTAGGTAGTCTTATACCGCCACAAAATAAGATAGGCAGATTAATAAGTGAAAACGAAGTTGTGTCTGCGATTAGATATCTAAGAAGTATTGATAAGATTGTGAATCAAAAAAATGTAGCTGATGTTATTGGATGCCACTATACTGTACATAGGCAATTCGTAAGAATTTATAAACAAATAATATAGTTTAATAATTTATAGATAAGCAATATCTAGTTTCATACCTTGCTTAATAGTCCACTTGCCCATCTAATTAAATCTCTTTTTGATAGATCTTTTGTGTGTTCATGATTTTTTGTTACAAATTTTAAAGGAGTATTCTTATATATATTTTTTATATTTTCTATTGTCATATCATCTATAAAATATAAATTTATAAAAAAATCAAAAGTATTTTGTGTTACTGGATTGTTTGAAATAATCACCCAAGTACTTGCCGATGAATTTTCCCATTTTCAATATCTAGTAACCCTATATGTAAATTATTGTACTTAAATGTTGCTGTAATGTATTCTTTTTCTCTTTGATTTAGTTTACATTTTGGTTTAACTTTTCTGGTTTTTTGGTCTATGATTTGTGGTAGCTTTTGAACATTGTTTTTGACTAAACCTTCTATGTTGCATTCGGCTTTTAAAAAATCAATATACTTATTGAATGCTTCAAAATTTTTAATGCGTTCGTCGTTAATTTTCTTCATGATATATTCTTTTAGTTTTGTGCCGAGCACAACTTTTCTTATTGTGTTTACGCCTTCAATCTGCGATTCGGTAGTGCTTTGATCTATTGGCGTATTGTTTAAAGCGTATTCTTTTATCTGTAATATTTTTATTATGCTATCAATAGTTTCTTCTTTTTCTTTTACTTCTATGCCGCATAAGCTTCCACAAGAAAAATTTTTGTCTTTATAAATTTTGTTATAAAAATATGCACGAGTCGCTGGCGCTTCTTTAAGTATCTCTGTTGTGTCATGTGGCATCATGGACTTTACAGTGGGTAATGACGAAAAATCTTTCATGCTTTTTATAATATTATCTTTTTGAATTATTTTAAGAAGTTTTGTGAATCCGAGACTTGAATAATCATTAGTAATTTCATGTATGAAATAAGTAAGCTTGCCATGCTTATCATTAATGAGTGATGCCCTAGATTCAATTCTAAATTCATCCATAATAGGAAATTTTGCTTTTATTGGCATGTTTTTCACTGTTTTATTTTTCATATAATTAAGATAGGATTGTATGTAGGCACTGATGTCCTCAAAACATTTCTTGGAATACTCTTGGCATACAAAGCGATGTATATGAGCTGCATCTTCGTCTGATTTTTTCTGCTTTAGTATAATTGTAGCCTTATTGTTTTCAATATATGCTCCTTGATGCAGATTGTCTAGTTGATCTTTAAATACAGCCTCTCTTAAGCCAGTAAATCTGAAATAATAGTATATTGCAACTGCATAGTGCGGGATTATTACATTGAAATTGTCAAAACAAATATAATAGCAATATATTTGTTTGGCGTATTTTAGATATGGATTTAATAATTTATCAAAAAGATAAAAAATTTCACTTTCTTCTATCAGTTCTTCTAATTTAAATGTGTTATCTTTATTTATCATATAAGTATTGATATTAAAGTTAAATCTTTGTATCTCATTATTAATTATTTCTGTTGTTTTACACCCATTCAAGAAATACTTCCTGACAGGAAAATGAGTAAAAAGTAGCTCCGGAGAAAGATTGTAGCTAAAAGTATAATTTTTTTCATGGTTTTTTATTATAACCTTGAATTTATTATTTGCATAATCATCACTATTAAGCATTAGTCTTATTGGGAGTAGAATTTCAAAAATATCTTTAGGATTTTTTGCCATAAATTCCGGGATTATATTCCTAGTGGTTTTGTTTCTCCCCATTTTCATTCTCATTTTTTATTGTATATATTATCAATTTTTATTTCCTATTCTCATTTTATTTTGACTTTGACAAAATTGCTTAATATAAATGTGTAAAATATCAATCGCAGCAGGTGTAATGCCCGAAATTTCACTTGCTGCAAATAGCGTAGGCGGCGCAAATTTTTCAAGTTTTTCTACTACTTCGTTACTAAGCCCGCTGATACCGCGGAAGCTAAAGCCTTCAGGAATTTTGATGCTCATCATATCTTTCATTTTATCGATTTGGTTTTTTTGCTCGTTTATGTAGTGCTTATATTTGCATTCGATTAAAATTTGCTCCAAGCTAGCTTCGTCTAAATTTTCAAAGAATTCATCCAGTTTGCGTAGTTTTTCTTCGTTAAAGCTCTTTCTGGCGACTATCTTTTGAAGTGTTATTTTTTCGCTGATGATATCTTCATTTAAGCTTGCAAGCATGGCTAAATTTTCTTTTGAGGGAGTTAGCTCGCGACTTTCTAAAATTTCAAGCCCTTTAGCCAAATTTGCTCTTATGCTTTCTATTTTTTTGTAGGTTTTTGCATCTATCAGCCCAAGCTCGCGTCCGTATGAGCCAAGTCTTAAGATCGCGTTATCTTCGCGCAAAAGCAAGCGGTATTCTGCTCTGCTGGTAAACATTCTATAAGGCTCTTTTGTGCCTTTTGTGACCAGATCATCTATCATCACGCCGATATACGCTTCATCTCGGCGCAAGACTAAAGGCTCTTTTTCATCGATACTTAAAACCGCATTTATGCCTGCCATGAGCCCTTGTGCACCTGCTTCTTCGTATCCTGTCGTGCCGTTTATCTGGCCTGCTAAGTAAAGCCCCTTTATCTTTTTGGTTTCTAAACTGTGTTTTAGCTCGGTAGGTTCGACGTAGTCGTATTCAATAGCATATCCGTGGCGAACTATGCGAGCCTTTTCAAAGCCTTTTACCGAGCGCAGCATCTTAACTTGCACTTCGTAAGGAAGGCTCGTTGAAAAGCCGTTGATGTAGTATTCAGTCGCTTCAAGAGTTTGAGGCTCGATGAAAAGATGGTGGCGCTCTTTATCTGCAAAGCGATTTATCTTATCCTCTATGCTTGGGCAGTATCTTGGTCCGACACCCTCGATTTGCCCCGTAAAAAGCGGTGCTTTATCGAAATTTGAGCGGATAGTCTCGTGCGTGATATCGTTTGTATAAGCGATGTAGCAAGGCAGTTGAGTAGGGTTAAAATTTTCTGTTCTAAAGCTAAACGGCTTTGGATTTTCATCTCCGCCTTGCTTTTCAAGCACGCTAAAATCAATCGTCTTGGCATCTATCCTCGGACAAGTTCCGGTTTTTAGCCTGCCCATTTTAAGCCCTAAATTTGCAAGACTTGAGCTTAAATTTGTAGAGCTTAGCTCGCCAACGCGACCCGCTTTAAGCTTGTTAAATCCCACGTGAATAAGCCCGTTTAAAAAAGTTCCAGTGGTAATGATAAGCTTTTTGGCTCCATACGTATTTTCAAGATGTGTTTTTACACCTGTTATCTCGCCGTTTTGAGTTAAAATTTCAGTTGCTATCTCTTGAGAAATTTCTAAATTTGGAGTGTTTAAAAGCAAATTTCGCATATAGACTCTATATCTATCCATATCAATTTGCGCTCTTGAACCGCGAACCGCAGGACCTTTGCTCTCATTTAGCACGCGAAACTGAATTCCCGTAGCGTCCGTTGCAAACCCCATAGCTCCGCCAAGTGCGTCTATCTCTTTTACGAGATGACCTTTTGCCAGTCCTCCGATTGCGGGATTACAGCTTGCTGCACCGATTTGCTCTGCTAGAATTGTTATAAGAAGTGTTTTTTTACCCATTTTTGCAGCCGCCGTGCAAGCTTCAATGCCCGCATGACCGCCGCCGATTACGACTACATCATAATTATCCACTAAATTTGCCTTTTAAAAATAAAGGGGATTTTAACTAAAAAGTTATAAAGGTTAGCTGATTAAGATTGTATAAAATTTTAGTTATAATTTTATACAAATTTATTAGTTTTTTAATATCTGTCAAATTTTTGGAGTTAAATTTGGGATTAGAAATTTTAAAATCAAAAAGCGTTTTATATGCAGAAGATGAACCAAGTGTCGCAAACGAGGTTATAGCCCTTTTGAATATGTTTTTAAAGAAGTTTTTTATGCAAAAAACGGAAAAGAAGTTTTAGAAATTTATGAAGAGACAACTCCAGACATGCTTTTACTTGATGTGTCTATGCCTATTTTAGACGGGCTTGAAGCGCTTAAAACCATAAGAAAAATTGATAAAGATATAGTTGTAGTTATGCTTACGGCTTTTGATGATAAAAGCACGCTTTTAAGGGCTGTAGAGCTAAATATAACAAAATTTTTAATAAAACCTTTTAATAAGCAAAATTTTATATCTATGCTTGAAACTTGCGCTAAAAAATTCAGTCCAAAAGATATAACAATAGATGAAATTCGCACTCTATCGCTTGAAAATATGTCTATACAAACCGAGCAAAATTTAGAGATAAAGCTTACTAAAAAAGAGTTTTTACTACTTAAGTTTATGCTTGAAAATAGGGGCAGAGTTTGTCAATTTGATGAAATTTTAAATGCGGTTTACGAGTATGATAAAGGTAGCAAAGATAGCTTAAAAGCTATAATTAAAGAACTTAGGAAAAAATGTGAATTTTTATCTCTTGAAAACTCTTTTGGACTAGGATATATACTTAAGTGAAGCTGTCTATAAAAATTAAAACACTAAGCGTTGTTTTGGTAATTTTTATCCTGTTTTTATCGGTATTTTCATATCTTCGCTATGAAAATATGAAGAGTATAAGTCAAAATAACATGCAAACTACAAATTTTAGACTTCAAAATCTAATCAAGCGCAACATATCTAGCCTTAATGAGTTTTTACATAATAGAGCCGAAGCAAATTTTAACTCTACGGGAGTTAGACATGCTTTAAGAAATTCTCTTTCAAATGAGCTTTACATGCTTAGTTTGGGTAGATATAAAATTTTGTCTAAAGAGAATATTTTTCTAAAACAGATGGCGTTTTTTGATAATAATTTTAAACTCATAACAAAGATGAATGATAGTATAAATTTGCCTATGATAGCGGCATGGAATGACGGATTTTATCTACATAAAGATGAGGTGTTGTTTATAAGTTCTACGAAAAACGAAGACGGATATCTTGTTTTTATTTTTGATGCGAAGCATTTTTTGGATCTTGTAGAAAAAGAGGGTTATACCAAGGCTAAATTTGTTCTTGATTTTGAGCTTAATGGTTTTAAGAAGGCTAAAATAGGCATACTTGATAGAGTGTCAAATCCGTTTTTATCTTTTGAAAATTTATATATGTTTGAAGATAAACTTACTTTGATGCATAAATTTAATATAGATTTTTTGGATAGCAAAAGCGGATATATCGTAGTTTTTGAGGATATGTCAGCACTAAATAAAGATATAAAAAAGGCTTTTTACGTAACTGTCGGTGTTGGGTTTATTATGTTTGTGAGTGCTTTTTTGATACTTAATTACGCTTTTAACGTTTTGATTAAAAGGCTTGAGATAAGCGAGCGCAGTTTAGCCTTTGCAAATGAAAATTTAAAAAACGAGGTAAAAACTCAAACCGAGCAGATCATACAAAAAGAGCGGGTTTATGATACATCAAAACCGATTAGCAAGTATGGGCGAGATGCTCTCAAATATCTCTCATCAGCGGAAGCAGCCTCTAAGCGCACTTTCTGCAATCATCACAAAGCTTGATCTTATGAATGACTTGAGTGAGATTAAAAAGATCTAAATACGGCTAGTAAATTTGTAGTAGTTGATTATCAAAATAGTTGGAATTTAGGACACACTACAGCAACTGCATTTACCGGCGAAAATTTGCTAGTAATCGGGCAAAACAAGACGGCTTACGGTTTAAGAAAGCTTGAAAAGCCTATGGATGAAGTCATCCAGTATAGAACGTTTTTAGAGACAAGCGGGAACTACGGAAGCTTTTTTGAAAAGAATGTAGATAGATATACCAAAGATGGAAGACCTTTTTTAACCACGATAAGAGCTAAACAAGCTTACGCTTTGGCTTTTGCTGCCGATGAAAAATTTATGTATACAGTAAGTGCCGCAAATAGAGTTGTTAAAAATGTAGTTGTGAGCAAATTCCTTATAAGCGAGAGAAAGATGAGCTCTGAAGCTTATATCAAGCCTTCTAAGGATTTAAAGCTTAAAGAAAAGAGAAATTTAAAAGACTATTACGTTGTTGGTGCTGCCGTTGATGGCGATAGAATTTTAGCTTATAGTAGAGAGTATAGCACGCTTTTAAGTATCGATAAAAACAGCTTTGAGGTTAAAGATGTATATGAGATGCCGCTTATGAAAGAGCCTCATTCGCTTGCGGTAAGCAAGGACAAGCTGTATGTGCTTGGTTTTGAAAACGTAAAGATTTTACTATACGAGATAGAAAAGCCGTTTTAAAATTTGATTTAACTTGTTTGTGAGTAGAATTTTAGTAAAATCTTTCAAATTTGAAGGACTAAAATATGTTTAACGGACTCATTCGCGAAATAGGCGAGGTTGTTAGCTACTCACAAAACAAGCTTAGACTAAAGGCAAAACATAGACCAAATTTAGGCGACAGTATCGCGGTAAACGGCGCTTGCTTAAGCGTGATAGAGCTTTTCGATGGCGGCTTTAGCGTTGAGCTAAGTGCGGAAACCAGAGCCGTTATAGCGACTGAAAATTTAAAAGGACGAGTTCATATGGAGCCTGCTATGAGGCTTAGCGATAGAGTGGACGGGCATTTGGTACAAGGTCATATCGATGCGCTTGGTGAAATTTCAAAGATAGTTAGACATGAAAACGGAGTGGATTTTTATATAAATTTGCCGCGAGATATCATGCATCTGATGGCAAACAAGGGCAGTATCTGCGTGGATGGAGTAAGCCTTACGATAAATGAGGTTACGCCAAACGGAGTGCGCTTAACAATCATTCCTATAACATTTCGCGAGAGTCTTTTTAGTGAGTTTAAAGTAGGCCGCAGAGTAAATATCGAAAGCGATCTTTTAGCGCGCTACGTGGCTCATCAGCTTGGGTTTAAAAAGCAGATGAGCTGGGAAGAGATAGATCATATCGCAAGTCTTTATTAGAGCTGTTAAAGCGAAATTTCAACCGAATTTGCCGTGAATGTATTGCTTTGTTTTTTTCTCTTTTGGGTCATGAAAAATTTGCTTTGTTTCGCCAAATTCAACTAAATCTCCAAGATGGAAAAATCCAGTAAAATCAGCTATTCTCATAGCTTGTTGCATGTTGTGAGTAACAACGACTATGCTAAATTCTTCACTCAAATCAACCATAAGCTTTTCTATCGTCTTTGTCGATATCGGATCAAGCGCGCTTGTGGGCTCATCCATCAAGATAAGCTCGGGTTTAATAGCTATGGTTCGCGCTATACAAAGGCGCTGTTGCTGACCGCCGCTAAGCGAAGTTGCAGGACTTTTTAGCTTGTCTTTGACCTCTTCAAACAGCCCAGCTTTTTTTAGGCTATCTTCCACTAGCTCATCGCACTCGCTACCTTTTTTTACCATTTTGTGCACGAGCGGAGTATACGAGATGTTTTCATATATGCTTTTTAAAAACGGATTTGGCTGTTGAAACACCATGCCTATTCGTTTTCTGACTTCTATCTCATCAATTTCTTTTGAGTAAATATTTTCATGATCAACTATGATTTGACCTGTTATTTTTACGCCTTCTATAAGTTCATTCATTCTATTAAAACACCTTAAAAATGTTGATTTTCCGCATCCTGAAGGTCCGATAAGTGCCGTGATTTTTTTATTATAAATATCCATATTTATATTTTTTAGAGCTTGTTTATCGCCGTAAAATAGAT
This Campylobacter sp. RM16192 DNA region includes the following protein-coding sequences:
- a CDS encoding ABC transporter ATP-binding protein; translated protein: MLELKNVEYEILRDKVVRNFSLDVKSGEVITLFGASGCGKTTILRLISGIIEPRKGRIINKFARTTYLFQENRLLEWKNALENVLLVMDKLDESLVLSYFERLGLGKKDARKYPDELSGGMRQRVAFVRAIVTQPDLLLMDEPFSGLDYDMKEILMEMIADRVKNGMSVVLVTHDRMEAAKMSDEICFLESKGAVIERRLKLEKRFEDRNFDYLNAVINENFKGKIYYD
- a CDS encoding NnrS family protein is translated as MINDFFTYPMRIFFLSSAICAALGGVIFFAPVDFISLHKFIFLHLVGALAYAGFLLTGLTDWTNFTKSLKIHAHILFGIFALSFFASLVNLWFAHLFMAIFWAYLVMLCAYMIWLDKNDDQFGVMGFLLGILLFEICYLLSGEEKFLNLQIHLHIIAILLISFRVSMVLGREAIKRESDMDEAVFVPNLVYKNIAICCVCAFLILSVFFESSGAISYAALACGAAVFAKLKEWHYKELLRHNFIVFYYLMQLLVAVAYTLFGISGILSLGLETNMLHILALNGIVFSIMLIFNIAGLRHSGQELEFLRLSKIAFVLVVTAGIFRGFFAYAWSGFHIHLPATLLTIGFVFWFVDFYKIFRDNEFSDDPE
- the mnmG gene encoding tRNA uridine-5-carboxymethylaminomethyl(34) synthesis enzyme MnmG — encoded protein: MDNYDVVVIGGGHAGIEACTAAAKMGKKTLLITILAEQIGAASCNPAIGGLAKGHLVKEIDALGGAMGFATDATGIQFRVLNESKGPAVRGSRAQIDMDRYRVYMRNLLLNTPNLEISQEIATEILTQNGEITGVKTHLENTYGAKKLIITTGTFLNGLIHVGFNKLKAGRVGELSSTNLSSSLANLGLKMGRLKTGTCPRIDAKTIDFSVLEKQGGDENPKPFSFRTENFNPTQLPCYIAYTNDITHETIRSNFDKAPLFTGQIEGVGPRYCPSIEDKINRFADKERHHLFIEPQTLEATEYYINGFSTSLPYEVQVKMLRSVKGFEKARIVRHGYAIEYDYVEPTELKHSLETKKIKGLYLAGQINGTTGYEEAGAQGLMAGINAVLSIDEKEPLVLRRDEAYIGVMIDDLVTKGTKEPYRMFTSRAEYRLLLREDNAILRLGSYGRELGLIDAKTYKKIESIRANLAKGLEILESRELTPSKENLAMLASLNEDIISEKITLQKIVARKSFNEEKLRKLDEFFENLDEASLEQILIECKYKHYINEQKNQIDKMKDMMSIKIPEGFSFRGISGLSNEVVEKLEKFAPPTLFAASEISGITPAAIDILHIYIKQFCQSQNKMRIGNKN
- a CDS encoding response regulator transcription factor; translated protein: MYEETTPDMLLLDVSMPILDGLEALKTIRKIDKDIVVVMLTAFDDKSTLLRAVELNITKFLIKPFNKQNFISMLETCAKKFSPKDITIDEIRTLSLENMSIQTEQNLEIKLTKKEFLLLKFMLENRGRVCQFDEILNAVYEYDKGSKDSLKAIIKELRKKCEFLSLENSFGLGYILK
- a CDS encoding riboflavin synthase, giving the protein MFNGLIREIGEVVSYSQNKLRLKAKHRPNLGDSIAVNGACLSVIELFDGGFSVELSAETRAVIATENLKGRVHMEPAMRLSDRVDGHLVQGHIDALGEISKIVRHENGVDFYINLPRDIMHLMANKGSICVDGVSLTINEVTPNGVRLTIIPITFRESLFSEFKVGRRVNIESDLLARYVAHQLGFKKQMSWEEIDHIASLY
- the pstB gene encoding phosphate ABC transporter ATP-binding protein PstB; amino-acid sequence: MKAKSVDLNLFYGDKQALKNINMDIYNKKITALIGPSGCGKSTFLRCFNRMNELIEGVKITGQIIVDHENIYSKEIDEIEVRKRIGMVFQQPNPFLKSIYENISYTPLVHKMVKKGSECDELVEDSLKKAGLFEEVKDKLKSPATSLSGGQQQRLCIARTIAIKPELILMDEPTSALDPISTKTIEKLMVDLSEEFSIVVVTHNMQQAMRIADFTGFFHLGDLVEFGETKQIFHDPKEKKTKQYIHGKFG